The following coding sequences lie in one Methanomassiliicoccales archaeon genomic window:
- a CDS encoding B12-binding domain-containing protein gives MFDLSDIDFEMIFKRYDILVEAKESPEEIAAKILPKDPFLKKVAEDVVQMRYKDIEADTKAALTKFSPEELVDKGLLRGMEVVSELYGRGIYYLPQVMVASDAFDLGLKFAERTMKGQFLGKGKVVMHVAEGDPHDIGKNIAVVMLRSNGFGVIDMGRDVPVDDVVKTVIKTDAVILTGTALMTATMSAFPKIAQKLLEKGIELPFICAGGAVNRSYVESFPLGIYAEKASQGLVLANKAINGWDWIRIRQNWDDIKSGKV, from the coding sequence ATGTTCGATCTTAGCGATATCGATTTTGAGATGATATTCAAGAGATATGATATCCTGGTAGAGGCCAAAGAGAGTCCAGAGGAGATCGCGGCCAAGATCTTGCCCAAAGACCCATTCCTGAAGAAGGTGGCCGAGGACGTTGTTCAGATGCGATATAAGGACATCGAGGCGGACACCAAGGCCGCTCTGACCAAGTTTAGCCCGGAAGAGCTGGTCGACAAAGGACTCCTTAGAGGGATGGAAGTGGTCAGCGAGCTGTACGGTCGGGGCATCTATTATCTGCCTCAGGTCATGGTGGCTTCGGACGCCTTCGACCTCGGTCTGAAGTTCGCCGAGAGGACCATGAAGGGACAGTTCCTAGGCAAAGGCAAGGTGGTGATGCACGTTGCCGAAGGGGACCCTCATGACATTGGAAAGAATATTGCAGTGGTAATGTTGAGGTCCAATGGATTCGGAGTGATTGACATGGGCCGCGACGTACCTGTCGATGATGTGGTCAAAACGGTGATCAAGACCGATGCAGTGATCCTTACAGGTACTGCCCTTATGACAGCCACGATGTCAGCATTCCCGAAGATCGCTCAGAAACTGTTGGAGAAAGGGATCGAGTTGCCTTTCATATGTGCTGGTGGGGCCGTGAACCGAAGCTACGTCGAGTCGTTCCCCCTGGGCATTTATGCCGAGAAGGCATCCCAAGGACTGGTCCTGGCCAACAAGGCCATCAATGGCTGGGATTGGATAAGGATCAGACAAAACTGGGATGACATCAAAAGCGGAAAGGTCTGA